From Qipengyuania soli:
GGCCGACCGCCTCGAAGTCGAACTCGACGCGCTTGCCCATGGCCGGGGTCTCGACGAACTCGCCGTTCTCCCAGTGGCGCGCAGGCGCGGTCACTTCGCGGATGTTGATTTCGGGGTTGAAGTTGGTGGCGAAGGCCTGCCCGTGGTCGCCGCCGTTGCAGTCGAGAATGTCGAGCGTGCGGATCGTCTTCAGCTTGTGCTTCTTGAGCCACATGGTGAAGATGCTGGTGACGCCCGGGTCGAAGCCCGAACCGAGCAGCGCCATGATCCCCGCTTCCTTGAAGCGATCATGGTATGCCCACTGCCAGCTGTATTCGAACTTGGCCTCGTCCTTCGGCTCGTAATTGGCCGTGTCGAGGTAGTCGACGCCGGCAGCAAGGCAGGCGTCCATGATCGGCAGGTCCTGGTATGGCAGCGCCAGGTTGACGACGAGGCTGGGGCCGATCTTCTTGATCAGGTTGATCATCGCCGGGACTTCCTCGGCATCGATCTCGTAGGTGGCGACATCCACGCCGGTGCGCTCTTTCACGCTGGCGGCAATCGCGTCGCACTTGGAACGCGTGCGGCTGGCGAGATGGATGTCCCCGAAGATATCCTTGTTCATCGCCATCTTGTGGACGCAGACCGAGCTGACGCCTCCGGCACCGATCACGAGGACTGT
This genomic window contains:
- a CDS encoding saccharopine dehydrogenase family protein, with amino-acid sequence MSTVLVIGAGGVSSVCVHKMAMNKDIFGDIHLASRTRSKCDAIAASVKERTGVDVATYEIDAEEVPAMINLIKKIGPSLVVNLALPYQDLPIMDACLAAGVDYLDTANYEPKDEAKFEYSWQWAYHDRFKEAGIMALLGSGFDPGVTSIFTMWLKKHKLKTIRTLDILDCNGGDHGQAFATNFNPEINIREVTAPARHWENGEFVETPAMGKRVEFDFEAVGPKNMYMMYHEELESLAKFNPEMERARFWMTFGDEYIKHLTVLQNVGMTSIEPMKYKGVEIIPLQFLAAVLPKPETLGETTKGNTNIGCIATGEALDGSGEKTFYIKNICSHEAAYEETGNQAVSYTTGVPAMIGSAMVVQGIWKGEGVFNVEEMDPDPFMDMLNRHGLPWTVEELDGPVEF